The window CGCGCTTCGCGAGTTGGCCACGCAGAAAATCGTAAGCGGCAAGAAATTTTCCGCGCTGTTTGACTTTCGCGCGTCATATGAAGAGCGACCCTCGCAGGGACGTTTCGCGCCGGTGGCAATCAGGCTGCCGAATGGACGGACCATCCACGCCGAGGATGCTGATGCATCGGAGGTCATCAGCGCCGCACTGGGGCGCAAGGTCAAGATGGAGCGCTGCGAATCGATCGGGAGAGAGCAGGCCGGAATCGATCCGAAGACGGTGTTCGCCGATGTGCCGGTCGAAAAAGTATTTCCCGACCTGACAGCGGAAACCATGCCGTCGGAGTTCAGCCTGGCGCCCGGCACGTTCTTCGATTCGGCGCCGATGCACGTCCTTGCGAGCGGGACCCTCCGCCACCTGGCGAAGCTAGCCGCCGGGTCGATTTTCGATCCTCGCCGCTTCCGCCCCACCATCTTCGTCGACACCGGTCTGAGCGATGACCATTTCGTCGAAGATGAGTGGGAAGGGGCAACCATTGCGGTCGGCGTTGATCTCAAGATCGTGAAACCCCGCGCGGCGCTGCGCTGCGTGATGACGACCCATCCCCAAGACGATCTGCCCCGCGACTATGCGATCTTCCGCACTGCCGCCCAACACCATCACGCCAGCGTGGGAGTTTTCGCGCAGATAGGCGCGCCGGGCACAGTCCATCTCGGTGACCCCGTCTTCATCGAAGCATAGCTTCGGTCGGTTTTTCTGAGTTGGGCCGGCGGCCCGCACGCCCGCTCCAAGAGATGCACGCTCCGGTTCGAGTAACGGTGGGGACCCGCGCGACTTAGCTCGCTGTCTGTAAGCCGAGTTGGCCCGCGCGGGTCACGGCTGGATCACACATCATCCAGCACCTGTGGATGCGTGCCGGGCAGGTTCGGCATGACGGCTTGGAAGCCTCGATCCGACGACGGATAATAATCACTTCTCATTGCATCGACACCGATGGAAGCTGCTGACAACTCGCTCGCTGCCCCAGTTTCGAAAAATCACAGCCGCGGGCGCTGCGAAATGACTGACGATCTTTAGGGGGGCTGAATGCCGAAGTCCCCTCAGATAGTCCGATCCCATCGCGCTGCTGAGCGAATTGCCGCCGCGCGCGAATGGCTCGCCGCCAAAGAGCCCGCCACCGAAACGCTGGTGATCGCGCCGACGCGCGAGGCTGCCGACGACCTCGTGCGGGGAGTTGCCGCTGCCCGCGGCGCCGTCGCGGGCATTCACCGTTTGACCTTCAATCGCCTGATTGGACTGCTCGCGTCGGAGGCAATGGTCGCGGCCGGTTTGGCCCCCGCAAGCGATCTGGCCGCACAGGCGATCGCGGCGCGCGCGGTGTTTCATCTCGCGCCGTCCGGAAAGCTTAAGCACTTCGCGCCGGTGACCGATCGTCCCGGCTTCGCTGAGGCTCTTGCGCGCACCATCGCTGAATTACGCCAGGGAGGGGTAACCGCCAGTGCGCTTTCCGAGGTCGGCGCTGCCGGTGCCGAGCTCGCCGCGCTGCTGGCGCGCTTCGAGGAAGAGCTAGCGGGCGCACGGCTCATTGACCGCGCCGGAATGCTCGCACTCGCTGTCGGGGCGGTAGCGAAAAGGCCGCGTTTTGTGGGGATTCCTACGCTGTTCCTCGACGTTCCCGTGGACAGCACTCGCGAGCGCGACCTGGTCGCGGCGCTCGCACAGTATGCGCCGCAATTTCTGGCAACGGTGCCGGCCGGCGATGAGCGCGGCGCGCAGCACCTCTCACGGGCGCTGGCCACTCCTATCAGCGATGCCTTCGACGGCGGGGCGCACGATGCGAGCTCGCTGGCAGCATTGCAGCGGTATCTGTTCGGCGGCGAACCCCCTGAGCGGCCGCTGGATGAGACGGTGTCCGTCACCTCCGCACCCGGCGAAATGCACGAGTGCGTCGAAATTGCCCGCAAAATCACCGCCGAAGCTGCGGCGGGCGCTCGCTTCGATCGCATGGCAGTTTTGCTTCGCGATCCAGTTCGCTACGTGCCCTATCTTCAGGAAGCGCTCGCGCGCGCGGGAATTCCCGCGCACTTCTCGCGCGAGGCGCGACGCCCGCGCCCGGGAGGCCGCGCGCTCCTCGCGCTGCTCGCGTGCAAGGCCGAGAATCTCTCGGCGCGTCGCTATGCCGAGTATTTGTCGCTGGCCCAAGTACCGCTGGAGAACGCCTCCACTGATGACGACGGCACCAGCGCGCCGGACGACGAGCTCACCGCCTTGCGCCTGGCGCCGGAATTCGAGATCGCAGACCGCGCGGCCGGCGGTGACGATCTCGAGGCGGCGGAGCGGCCGGTGCGCGCGCCGTGGCGCTGGGAGCGCATCATCGTCGATGCCGCCGTCATCGGCAGCGCCGAACGCTGGAAGCGACGCCTGGAGGGTCTCGAAAGCGAGCTTCGCCGCCGGCGCGAGGCGAGCACCGATGACGAGGGACGCGCCGCCTCGCTGGACCGGCAGCTCGGCGATCTCGAAGATCTGAAACGCGTCGCGCTGCGGCACATCGCGATGCTCGCGGCCATGCCCACGAGCGCGACCTGGGGCGAATGGCTCGACCACCTT of the Candidatus Binataceae bacterium genome contains:
- a CDS encoding MOSC N-terminal beta barrel domain-containing protein; this translates as MAISKRVGIVVGLWRYPVKSMLGEQLAELEIGERGAVGDRAYALRELATQKIVSGKKFSALFDFRASYEERPSQGRFAPVAIRLPNGRTIHAEDADASEVISAALGRKVKMERCESIGREQAGIDPKTVFADVPVEKVFPDLTAETMPSEFSLAPGTFFDSAPMHVLASGTLRHLAKLAAGSIFDPRRFRPTIFVDTGLSDDHFVEDEWEGATIAVGVDLKIVKPRAALRCVMTTHPQDDLPRDYAIFRTAAQHHHASVGVFAQIGAPGTVHLGDPVFIEA